Below is a genomic region from Pyrococcus kukulkanii.
CTGCAGACGCTAGTTTTAGTTTGTCAAATCTAAGAAATCCTCTAACTTTAATTATTCCTTTCTCTTCAAGTGCTATTCTTCTCCTTCTGGCAGTGGGAATAGACACATTGGCTATTTTTGCTAGATCTGTGTCAGACACCCTTCCATCGTCCCTTAGAGCGAGCCAAATTAAAATATCAATATCATCAAGATAATCTTTTAATATCTCTTTAAAGAATTCTAATTCCCTCTTATATTTAGCCTCGTCTTTAGTTATCAAAATTTTTCACCTCCTTGGGTATTCCTCTCCATACTAGAATTATTGAGCTTAAAAAATTTAAATAAAAATGCCTCAACGTAGAGTTATTACTCTTCCACACTCTGAGGATCTGTATAGGGCATTGACAACCTTATGAACTTTTAACCCATCAACTTCATTGACAATTGGTTTTTCATTACTTTCTATTGAATATATAAAGTGTCTAAGTTGTCTTGCATACATTTTCTCTACAGGCTCACTAAAATTACCTTTTTCAAGAATCTGAAACTCTTTCTTTGAAATTGTATACTCTCCCTCTAGGTATCCATCGACAGTTACAGTTCCCTGGGTAGCCTGTAGACCCCATTTCCTCCATCTATGTTGAGCGGTCCAAGTTTGCATTATTGTAGAAACCGCGCCATTTTTATGAATAAACGTTGCAACAGCGTTGTCCTCTATGTCCACGCTTTCATTGAGTGTCCAACATTTTCCAATGACCTTCTTTATATCTCCAGCATACCACAAGAAGTAGTAGATTATGTGAACTGCATTTTCATTTATCATGCCTCCACTTTTGTCCTTGCTTCCAATCCATTCATTATAAGGTAGCCTTCCTAGAGCTATGTGCCACTGGAATAAGATATCGCCTAGATCTTTTTCTAAGTATTCCTTTACTTTTAAAAATAGTCCGTGAAATCTAAGACTAAATGCAACCATGAGTCTATTTGTTCTCTTGGCTTTTTTGTATATCGCTATAGCATCGTTTAAATTGGCTCCCATAGGTTTCTCTAGTAATACGTAGAAGCCCTTTTTAAGTGCGTAAATTGCCTGTTCCCTGTGAAGATGAGGAGGAGTAGCTATTATTACTCCATCAGGACTCTCTTTTTCTAGCATTTCTTGATAATTAGTATATACTGGAACTTTGTATTCTTTTTTTACTTTTTCAAGGATATCAGGTTTAATGTCACAAACTCCGGCAACTTCCACTCCAATCATTTTCATTACCCTAAGGTGAATTTGTCCCATATTTCCAGCACCAATTAAGCCTATTCTCATTTTGATCACCCAAATATTTTCTTGAGTGAGGTAAATGAGTCCTCAGCGGCCTTTATAGGATCACCTAAATATGGAGGAACTTCTGGTAGTACGTACCCTCTATAGCCTACTTTTTCCAAGGAGCGCCTTACAGCTTCCCAATTTATGCTTCCACTCAGTGGAATTCCGAATTTCAGTTCACCCAAGTTGAAGTCTTTGACGTGAACTTGGAATATCTTCTTCCCAAGAACTTCTATCCAGTGTTCTGGAAGGGAGTGAGGGAGTGTGTTGCCAACGTCAAAGTACACCCCAACATTATCCTTATTTACCTTATCAAGAAGCATCTTGAACTCTAAAGGGCCTGCAAAAACTCTATTCCATACATTCTCAAGTCCTATAATAACTCCATAGTCTTCTGCTATGATAGAGGCTCTTTGAATAAAATTAGTTGCCTTTTCAAAATGTTCTTCATAGGATAAAGTGGATACCCCACTCCCAGGGACTACGAGAATTATTTTTGCATCAAGTAAAGATGCCACCTCACATTCGGCCTTTATAACTTTTAGAGCATCCTCACTATTCGTTATTGGGTTGTATCTCCAGAACAAACCAGTAGCAACACTGGGAATTTTAATGCCGAGACTTTCTGATATTTCTTTAATACGTTTAAATTTAACTTTAAATTCATCTTTTCCAAATTTTTCAAAATCCTCTAGCCCTATTCCTACCTCATATCCACAGTACCCGATTCCTTTTGCGGCCTTAAGGGCACTTTCAATTGGGAACGTTTTTGGAAAACTCCAACAGTTTATGCCAAATTTAATTTTCATACTTTCACCTCCTTAAACAACTTCCCTATTTTTAGGAGATTTACCTTGGGAGTCCATCCATACGAGTAGAAACTTATTCCATCTATAGGAAGTTTTAATGCTAATTTGAACTGACGTTCAATATCCTCGGGAGTCGTGGGTGGCCAAGAAGCAAGTCCGAGGACTATCTCCACGTTATTTTTAACGAGTTTCCTGGCTAACATTGCCTCATATGGTATCCTGCATATTGATCTTTTGAATGGTTTAACGTATATCATTACTTTAATCCTGTCGACGATTTTTGACAGTTCTTTGTAGTCCTGTCCCAGTAACCAGGAACCTGAAGGAGGATATAAGTCAGCACTTATTTCTGCTTTTGGATTATTTTTCCTTATAATCTTGGAAAGCTGAAGAAGCAATTTATTTATTTGATTTTCTCTAAATTTCAACCACCTTCTGATTATATCATTATCTAGCAGTTCCTTAGTGAAATCCAAATGCATAGCTTCACAATAATCTAAATCAGTACAGTACTCTTGAAGCTTTGAAAAATATTGAACATGCCATTCAACTATATCCTTTAAAACTTTCCTAACTTCTTCAAGATTAATTCCATAATCTATTGCTGCATCTTTACAATATTTACAAAAACATGGGGAAAGTGCAAGATCCAAAAGGGGAGTACTATATGTTGTTGGAACTTCTGGATACCTTATAAAATCAAATTCAAATTCATTAAATTCATATTTCTCAGAAAGTTCCTCAACCATTATCGAAAGAGCTTTTTTTACATCTGGGTTTGAAGGACAAAGAAACATCCTCTTATAACTAGGGTGGGAACCATAGATATCAACAACTCCAATGAATGGATTGTCTCTCACGGCTTTTTCCCACCTTAATGTAGGGAACCAAAGGACACTCTTAATAGAATTCTCTTCACAAGCCTTTACAAATTTCTCTACAATATCGCCCTTAATTTCTTGGGATTGAATTGGTCTGAGGTATGAGGGGATATTCAAGTATTTATTCTTTTCAATACTCCAGTATACGGCATTTTCTTCTGAGGTATAAGTTCTTTGTTGAAGATTTTGGAAAATTATATTAGGTCCAGGCCAATTTTGTCTCTCTTCAATATATCGGACAGCTAGACTTACATGGGTAAATCCAAATTTTGAGAGTTCTGCTATTGCATTTCTATTAAAATCCCAAGGATGCATCCATATTCCCCTATACATCAAGCTCCCCAAAATTTAATGGTTTATTAAACTTTTAAAATTTTACTGTAATATGTTAAATTTTTATATGTTGTCGGGGATTAGAGATAATTGAATTAATGTATTGCACAAATATTAACGACCATTATCTTTTGGCAATGATATAGACCTCCCTCACTATCTTATGCTTATCATCCCTATCCAAAACGGAAGCTATAACCTCAAATCCAAGCTCATCAAGCCAAGGTCTGTTCCTTCTGTAAATCCCACCCTCAGCCAAATTGAAGGCTGGAAACACAAAAACAACTTTCGCATTTCTCTTTAAAACATCACCAAAGCTCTCAAAGGCCTGATAATAGAGCCTGTCGAGCTCTCTAGCAATCTTTACAGCTTCGCTTCTTGTCGGTTTAACTTTAAGGGCCTTGCCCATGTAGGGCTCGGTAATTATGGCATCAAACCTCGTCCTAAAGCACTTCTTTAACTTCCTCACATCGCAAACCCTTAAACTTGCTGAATGTTTTACCTTGAACTCCCTTCTAAGCCACTCAACGTTTTTCCTAGTATCCTTGATTCTCTCTTCGCTGATATCGCTCCCGTAAGCTACCAATCCTTGGAGAAGGAGCTCCATTACTATAGTCCCAGTTCCACAGAATGGATCAAGGACGTTTCCTCTCCTAACCTCAGAAAGGTTAACCATTATTCTTGCAAGTCTTGGTGGGATGGAGATAGTGGGTCTTACAATAGGCCTCTCAACGTCGAGCTTCTTCAGCTCAAAAGGATTAGTAATTCTAATGGTTTCGCCGACAAGCACCTCCCCATTCCTAAAAAAGAATACAATATCCTTGGTCTCTGGAAAACCCTTCAGTATGAGCTCACTTGGCATAGCGTAGACTTTTGCTGGTTTGAAGAATTTTGCAGGATCTTTCTCTTTAAAGACCTTCTTGACCATCGAGCCAAGCCTTCTCCACAGCCTCCAATCATCCCTCCCATACATACTTATCGTGAACAGTCTCGCGTATTCTAGGGATCTTATGGTCTCAAATCCTTCGCCTATTATTCTAACAAGTTTAATCGACCCTCCGATGAATCTGAAGTATCTCTCTATATCTTCTTTAGCTTTTATTATGGCATATGAAGCATTTGGAGGCCCAGAATGCTCTTCAAGGATTCTAACTCCTAATCTAAATCTTCTTGAAAAAGCTTTCAACTCAAGCAGGCTCAATTCGTGATTTTTCCCAAATATAATTCCGTACTTTTTCATCTCTCTCCCTCCAATCCCAGTTTCGAAACCTTTTAAGGCATTCGATAATAAACGATCAGATAAGTACAGGTGATTTCATATGCATAGGGAAGTATTTGTAATAGCGATCTTATTCCTTTTAATATCACATTCATTGGCACTGAACCAAGGATATGATTGGGATGGGTTAATTAAAATTACAAAAAAAGGTTGCGAGGTAATAAAGTCGAGAGACCCTACTTCGGCTGAAAAAGTATCTGAGATCCTTAAATCTGCCAACGATCCAGAATCAATAGTGTTCGCATCAAATAAGGCAAACATTATTATTGTTAGAAAGCTTTCGGCTATTAAACCTGTGAAAGATGTGAACACACTTGAAGGGGAGATAAAAAGACTTGAGTACTATGCAGAAATATTAAATGATAGTGGTCTTAGAAAGATACTGAACTCCTCAAAAGAGTACTTAAGAGAAGGAAATTATAAAGCAGCCAAAGAAAGCTTAAAGTTTGCCCATAACTCATTGCAGTCCAAGATAGAAAGTATAAGTCTCAAAAGTTCTCCTGGTCCCCAGGAAGAACTCACAATATTACTACAAAAGTATAATAGCACAATTAAATATGCAATCCAAGTCGCAGTGGCTTTGCCAGATAATGAGAGTAGGGATATATTAATCAAGAAGGTTTCAATATATGAGGGAATAGTTAAAGAAGCTGAGAACTTGAGAAGTCAGGGAAGGGATATAGAGGCATTATCCATACTTGTCGAAAATCTCGATTCGTTAATATCTTTTCAGCACTTGTTAGAAGAAATGCATATCAGGCTCATGAAGACACTACTTAGAGATGAGGGAAAAGTGCTGATATTAAAGCTTAAAATTGCAGCAAAAAAGGAGAGGGAGAGTGAACTAAGGAATATGGCGATCACTGAATTAGAGCTTGCAGGCGAGGATATAAGCCTTGGAAGGATGGGAATAGCAACTTTGAGAGTTACAAGAGCTTCACGGATAATAAATTACTTAACAAGAGTGGGAGGGACCAATGAGTGAAAAGGCTTTTGGTATTTATTATACTGACCATGATACTATTTCTCCCAAAGTCCTATGGGTACATAGTAGGTGAGTTGAGAGTGTTTGTTTGGGAAGATGGAAATGTTACAATTGATGAAGTCATATATCCAGAAGATTATGAAATCTTAATTCAAGTACCACTTATGGGAGATAATGTCCGTGATATTTTGGTCATGTGTGAAGGCAATTATAGACTCCCCTATACTTTTCAGAATAACTCCTTACTCATTGAGACTCGCAATTCGACTCGCATCAGGATCATTTATACGGTAAATGGTCTTGTGTTCAATGAGGGTAGTCTATGGACGATTACCCTAAACTTACCTAGAAGCCCCGCCGAAGTAGTACTCCCCCAAGGCGCAGAGATAGTAGGGCTGTCAGATATTCCAATAAAGGTAGTTGGGAATAATACAATCTTGATAGGACCCGGAAACGTGACCATATATTATACATTCCCAGGTTTATTTGAAGGGGAGAAATCTCCATTAAGGAAAGTTGTAATGGTGCTAATGACTATAACTTTGGTCCTCATTGCTACCACAGCTTTCCTGAGGAAAAGAAAATCAAAAAGAAACACTTCTTACTTTGAAGATAAGGTGAGGAAAATTGCGAAACAATATAACCTAAACGACGATGAAATAAGGGCAATTAAATACCTGCTGGAAGTTGGGGGGAAAAGTAGTCAAGCAGACCTTCGAAAAGCCTTAGATTTACCGAAGACTACGGCATGGAGGATGGTGCGTAGATTGGAGCAGATGGGATTAATAAAAGTTTACAAGGTAGGAAGAGAGAATTGGGTCGAGTTGAATATTGATATGCATAAACTTACATAATAAGGTGCTTAACAAATAACCCTCCGTAATGTTTAAATTGAAGAGAAAGTTTAATGCCCACACAACAGGAGGTGGATAAAATGGTTCGCTACATGGTCACCTCAGCTCTTCCCTATGCTAACGGGCCGATACATGCAGGACACTTAGCTGGGGCCTATTTACCGGCTGACATATTCGTGAGGTACCTCAGGCTCAAAGGAGAGGATGTTGTGTTTATCTGTGGAACCGATGAGCACGGCACTCCAATATCATTCAGGGCGATAAAAGAGGGAAGAAGCCCCAGGGAGATAGTTGATGAGTATCACGAGCATATAAAGATAACGTTTCAGAGGGCTAAGATAAGCTTTGACTTCTTTGGGAGGACGGAGTTGCCAGTTCACTACAAGCTGAGCCAAGAATTCTTCCTTAAGGCACTAGAGAATGGGCATCTGGTTAAGAAAGTCACAAAGCAGGCCTACTGTGAGCATGATAAGATGTTCCTCCCGGACAGATTCGTTATAGGAACTTGCCCCTATTGTGGGGCTGAGAACCAGAGGGGGGATCAGTGTGAAGTTTGTGGAAGGCCCCTCACTCCAGAGATCCTGATAAACCCGAGGTGCAACCTCTGTGGAAATCCAATAACGTTCAGGGAATCAGCCCACTACTACATAAAGATGAAGGACTTCGAGGAGAGGCTTAAGAAATGGATAGAGGAGAAGCACTGGAAGCCCAACGTTAAGAATATGGTTCTGGGGTGGATCGAAGAAGGACTGGAGGAGAGGGCCATAACAAGGGACTTGGATTGGGGAATTCCGGTTCCCTTGGATGAGGAGGATATGAAGGGTAAAGTCCTCTACGTGTGGTTTGAGGCTCCGATAGGCTATATTTCGATAACCAAGGAGTACTTCAAGAGAATCGGGAGGCCAGATGAGTGGAAGAAGTACTGGCTTAATCTCGATGGGCAAACTAGGGTGATCCACTTCATCGGCAAGGACAACATACCCTTCCACGCGATATTCTGGCCAGCATTCCTGATGGCCTATGGAAAGTACAAGGATGAGGAAGTTGAGGCCGAGTGGAACCTTCCCTATGACATCCCAGCAAACGAGTACCTAAACCTAGAGGGCAAGAAGTTCTCAACGAGCAGGAACTGGGCCATCTGGCTTCACGAGTTCCTGGATGTCTTCCCCGCCGACTACTTGAGGTATTATTTAACCACCATAATGCCTGAAACGAGGGATTCAGACTTCAGCTTCGCAGAGTTCAAGACGAGGATTAACGAGGAGCTCGTTAATAACCTGGGCAACTTCGTTCATAGAGCGATGACCTTCGTCAACAGGTACTTTGACGGCATAGTCCCTGAGAGGGGAGAGCTGGATGAACTGGATAAGCAGGCGTTTGAGGAGATAGAGAAAGCATTCAAGGAAGTTGGAGAGCTTATAATGGAATACAAGTTCAAGGACGCACTAAAGAGGGTTATGGCCCTAGCATCTTTTGGTAACAAGTATTTTGACCATAAACAGCCGTGGAAGACCGCGAAGACCGATAGGGAGAGAACCGCAACCACAGTAAATATATCACTCCAGATAGTTAAGGCCCTAGGAATACTTATCGAACCGTTCCTTCCAGATACCGGAGAGAAGATATGGCACCTCCTGAACCTTGATGAAGTTAAAGAATGGAAGTTTAAGGAGATTCCCGCAGGACACCGAGTGAGGAAGCCTGAGATACTGTTCAAGAAGGTCACGGACGAGCAGATAATCTACTTCATACTGAAGTATATGGCAAAGGGTAATCCTGAGGGGGCTAAGCTACTCCTCGACAAGTACTACAAGAAGGAGCTCGTTGTCAAAGTCGCAAAGGAGAAGCTTGGCGAAGAAGGGGAGGTAATTCTGAGGAAGTTGGGGTATGAAGAGAAAAAGGAGAAAAAGAAGAAGGGGGGAGGAAAAGTGGGTTACATAAGCTTTGATGACTTTGCAAAGCTCGAATTAAGGGTTGGAAAGATAATCGAAGTTAAAGATCATCCAAACGCTGACAAGCTCTACGTCGTCAAGGTCGATCTCGGAGGAGAAGTTAGAACTTTAGTTGCGGGCCTCAAGAAGTACTACAAGCCCGAAGAGTTGCTCAACAAGTACGTGGTCGTCGTTGCCAATCTGGAACCCAAGAAGCTCAGGGGCATTGAGAGCCAGGGAATGCTACTAGCTGCAGATGACGGCAAAAACGTTGCCCTCCTGATGCCCGACAAAGAAGTTAAGCTCGGAGCTAGGATTAGGTGATCGATAATTATCTATTTTGTTATCTCTTTTCTAAAAATTTTAACTCCTCACACTTGACTTTATTGGTATTTTTGGAAAGAAAAACGGTTCTAAACTTTCGGTTTTAGAAATGCGTATAAACTTTTGGTTGCGAACTTTTAGTGAACATAATTGTTCGTACGAACGGAGGTGTTCATCATGGGATACAAGATTACAGCCAAAAGAGATCTCAATCCCATTGATTACATGGTAGAGGTAGAGGCACCCCACGTTGCTAGAGCATGGAAGCCAGGACAGTTCGTTGTTTTCATACTCCATGAGAAGGGAGAGAGAGTTCCAATGTCCGTTTTCAAGGCCGAGAACGGGAAGGTAACAATGTTCATAAGAAAGTTAGGAAAAACTAGCTTGCAACTGTATTATGAGTTTAACGTAGGAGACGAGCTCTACAGCTTCCTGGGGCCACTGGGAAAGCCAATAAGAATTAAAGAGTATGGAAACGTTGTATTTGCTTCAGACGCTGTTTGTGGCCATGCTGAGAACTACGCCCTACTTAGGGCCATGAAAGAGGCCGGGAACTACACTATTTCAGTCCAGACATTTGAGGACAAGAACCATGTGTATCCGGAAGAATTCTTGGCAAAATCCGTTGCCGATGAGCATTATCTTACAACGTTAGATGGTTCTGCAGGGATTAGAGGGCATTACCTTGATGTAGTTAAAGAGTTAATTGAGAAAGACAAAGTGGATATAATTTTTGCAGGCGGAGGACTGAATAACTTAGCAAAGCTCGCAGAACTCACAAGGCCATATGGAATTCCAACCTACGCAACGGTTAGACAGATAATGGTTGATGGGACGGGAATGTGTGGTTCTTGTAGGGTTCTCTACGACGGCAAAGTTAAGTTCGCGTGTAGAGATGGCCCGGTTTTCGATGCACACAAGATAGACTGGGAGGATGCAATTAACAGAAACCACAACAGATTTGTCGAGCAAGAGAAGCTCGCAAAGGAGCTCTACCTTAAGTACTTGAAGGAGAAGGGGGTGATCTGATTGCCCAAGCTCATTAAGGAAAGGGTGCCCACTCCTGAGAGACCTGTTGAAGAGAGAATTAAAGACTTTTATGAGGTTAATCTTGGCTATACTTGGGAGTTGGCTTTAAAGGAGGCTGAGCGTTGCTTGCAGTGTCCAAAAGATTATGCACCCTGCATTAAGGGATGTCCAGTCCACATAGACATTCCAGGGTTCATTGGAGCCCTTAGAAAGTACAGGGATGATCCAGATAGAGCCGTTAAGGAAGCACTAAGGATAATATGGAACGATAACACGCTTCCCGCAATTACAGGTAGGGTCTGCCCACAGGAAGATCAGTGTGAGGGAGTCTGTGTCGTTGGAAAGGTTGGAGATGCCGTAAACATAGGAAAACTCGAAAGGTTCGTTGCAGATTACGCAAGAGAACACGGAATTGATGAAGAGCTTCTCTGTGAGTTCGCCGAGAAGTGCGATGGAACCAAGGGAAAGGTTGCGGTGGTCGGAGCAGGGCCTGCTGGCTTAACATGTGCGGGAGAGCTTGCAAAGATGGGGTACAAGGTTACAATATACGAGGCACTTCACAAGCCTGGCGGTGTCCTTGTCTACGGGATTCCAGAGTTTAGACTGCCAAAGGAGATCCTGGATTATGAGCTGAAGAAGCTCGAGAAGCTCGGAGTTGAGATAAAAACAGACCATTTGATAGGCAAAACCTTAACGATACAGGAGCTCCTCGAAGAGTACGATGCTGTGTTCATTGGAACTGGTGCTGGAACTCCCAAGCTCTTAGATATTCCTGGAATTCTGCTCGATAGAATATACTCCGCAAACGAATTCCTAACAAGGATAAACCTCATGAAGGCCTATGAATTCCCCGAATACGACACCCCGATAGCCGTAGGTAGGAAGGTCATAGTGATCGGAGGAGGAAACACGGCAATGGATGCGGCTAGGTCAGCATTAAGGCTTGGAGCGGAAGTGACGATTGCCTACAGGAGGGGCAGAGAGGACATGAGTGCCAGGATCGAGGAGATAAAGCACGCCGAGGAAGAGGGAGTAAAGTTCATGTTCTTCGTTCAGCCCGTTGAATTCCTGGGGGAGAACGGAAAAGTAAAGGCTGTAAAGTTTGAGAAGATGAAGCCTTTAGACGAGA
It encodes:
- a CDS encoding Gfo/Idh/MocA family protein, which translates into the protein MRIGLIGAGNMGQIHLRVMKMIGVEVAGVCDIKPDILEKVKKEYKVPVYTNYQEMLEKESPDGVIIATPPHLHREQAIYALKKGFYVLLEKPMGANLNDAIAIYKKAKRTNRLMVAFSLRFHGLFLKVKEYLEKDLGDILFQWHIALGRLPYNEWIGSKDKSGGMINENAVHIIYYFLWYAGDIKKVIGKCWTLNESVDIEDNAVATFIHKNGAVSTIMQTWTAQHRWRKWGLQATQGTVTVDGYLEGEYTISKKEFQILEKGNFSEPVEKMYARQLRHFIYSIESNEKPIVNEVDGLKVHKVVNALYRSSECGRVITLR
- a CDS encoding sugar phosphate isomerase/epimerase family protein, with amino-acid sequence MKIKFGINCWSFPKTFPIESALKAAKGIGYCGYEVGIGLEDFEKFGKDEFKVKFKRIKEISESLGIKIPSVATGLFWRYNPITNSEDALKVIKAECEVASLLDAKIILVVPGSGVSTLSYEEHFEKATNFIQRASIIAEDYGVIIGLENVWNRVFAGPLEFKMLLDKVNKDNVGVYFDVGNTLPHSLPEHWIEVLGKKIFQVHVKDFNLGELKFGIPLSGSINWEAVRRSLEKVGYRGYVLPEVPPYLGDPIKAAEDSFTSLKKIFG
- a CDS encoding eukaryotic translation initiation factor 4 gamma, with the protein product MYRGIWMHPWDFNRNAIAELSKFGFTHVSLAVRYIEERQNWPGPNIIFQNLQQRTYTSEENAVYWSIEKNKYLNIPSYLRPIQSQEIKGDIVEKFVKACEENSIKSVLWFPTLRWEKAVRDNPFIGVVDIYGSHPSYKRMFLCPSNPDVKKALSIMVEELSEKYEFNEFEFDFIRYPEVPTTYSTPLLDLALSPCFCKYCKDAAIDYGINLEEVRKVLKDIVEWHVQYFSKLQEYCTDLDYCEAMHLDFTKELLDNDIIRRWLKFRENQINKLLLQLSKIIRKNNPKAEISADLYPPSGSWLLGQDYKELSKIVDRIKVMIYVKPFKRSICRIPYEAMLARKLVKNNVEIVLGLASWPPTTPEDIERQFKLALKLPIDGISFYSYGWTPKVNLLKIGKLFKEVKV
- a CDS encoding TRM11 family SAM-dependent methyltransferase, coding for MKKYGIIFGKNHELSLLELKAFSRRFRLGVRILEEHSGPPNASYAIIKAKEDIERYFRFIGGSIKLVRIIGEGFETIRSLEYARLFTISMYGRDDWRLWRRLGSMVKKVFKEKDPAKFFKPAKVYAMPSELILKGFPETKDIVFFFRNGEVLVGETIRITNPFELKKLDVERPIVRPTISIPPRLARIMVNLSEVRRGNVLDPFCGTGTIVMELLLQGLVAYGSDISEERIKDTRKNVEWLRREFKVKHSASLRVCDVRKLKKCFRTRFDAIITEPYMGKALKVKPTRSEAVKIARELDRLYYQAFESFGDVLKRNAKVVFVFPAFNLAEGGIYRRNRPWLDELGFEVIASVLDRDDKHKIVREVYIIAKR
- a CDS encoding helix-turn-helix transcriptional regulator, giving the protein MKRLLVFIILTMILFLPKSYGYIVGELRVFVWEDGNVTIDEVIYPEDYEILIQVPLMGDNVRDILVMCEGNYRLPYTFQNNSLLIETRNSTRIRIIYTVNGLVFNEGSLWTITLNLPRSPAEVVLPQGAEIVGLSDIPIKVVGNNTILIGPGNVTIYYTFPGLFEGEKSPLRKVVMVLMTITLVLIATTAFLRKRKSKRNTSYFEDKVRKIAKQYNLNDDEIRAIKYLLEVGGKSSQADLRKALDLPKTTAWRMVRRLEQMGLIKVYKVGRENWVELNIDMHKLT
- the metG gene encoding methionine--tRNA ligase, which encodes MVRYMVTSALPYANGPIHAGHLAGAYLPADIFVRYLRLKGEDVVFICGTDEHGTPISFRAIKEGRSPREIVDEYHEHIKITFQRAKISFDFFGRTELPVHYKLSQEFFLKALENGHLVKKVTKQAYCEHDKMFLPDRFVIGTCPYCGAENQRGDQCEVCGRPLTPEILINPRCNLCGNPITFRESAHYYIKMKDFEERLKKWIEEKHWKPNVKNMVLGWIEEGLEERAITRDLDWGIPVPLDEEDMKGKVLYVWFEAPIGYISITKEYFKRIGRPDEWKKYWLNLDGQTRVIHFIGKDNIPFHAIFWPAFLMAYGKYKDEEVEAEWNLPYDIPANEYLNLEGKKFSTSRNWAIWLHEFLDVFPADYLRYYLTTIMPETRDSDFSFAEFKTRINEELVNNLGNFVHRAMTFVNRYFDGIVPERGELDELDKQAFEEIEKAFKEVGELIMEYKFKDALKRVMALASFGNKYFDHKQPWKTAKTDRERTATTVNISLQIVKALGILIEPFLPDTGEKIWHLLNLDEVKEWKFKEIPAGHRVRKPEILFKKVTDEQIIYFILKYMAKGNPEGAKLLLDKYYKKELVVKVAKEKLGEEGEVILRKLGYEEKKEKKKKGGGKVGYISFDDFAKLELRVGKIIEVKDHPNADKLYVVKVDLGGEVRTLVAGLKKYYKPEELLNKYVVVVANLEPKKLRGIESQGMLLAADDGKNVALLMPDKEVKLGARIR
- a CDS encoding sulfide/dihydroorotate dehydrogenase-like FAD/NAD-binding protein — translated: MGYKITAKRDLNPIDYMVEVEAPHVARAWKPGQFVVFILHEKGERVPMSVFKAENGKVTMFIRKLGKTSLQLYYEFNVGDELYSFLGPLGKPIRIKEYGNVVFASDAVCGHAENYALLRAMKEAGNYTISVQTFEDKNHVYPEEFLAKSVADEHYLTTLDGSAGIRGHYLDVVKELIEKDKVDIIFAGGGLNNLAKLAELTRPYGIPTYATVRQIMVDGTGMCGSCRVLYDGKVKFACRDGPVFDAHKIDWEDAINRNHNRFVEQEKLAKELYLKYLKEKGVI
- the gltA gene encoding NADPH-dependent glutamate synthase codes for the protein MPKLIKERVPTPERPVEERIKDFYEVNLGYTWELALKEAERCLQCPKDYAPCIKGCPVHIDIPGFIGALRKYRDDPDRAVKEALRIIWNDNTLPAITGRVCPQEDQCEGVCVVGKVGDAVNIGKLERFVADYAREHGIDEELLCEFAEKCDGTKGKVAVVGAGPAGLTCAGELAKMGYKVTIYEALHKPGGVLVYGIPEFRLPKEILDYELKKLEKLGVEIKTDHLIGKTLTIQELLEEYDAVFIGTGAGTPKLLDIPGILLDRIYSANEFLTRINLMKAYEFPEYDTPIAVGRKVIVIGGGNTAMDAARSALRLGAEVTIAYRRGREDMSARIEEIKHAEEEGVKFMFFVQPVEFLGENGKVKAVKFEKMKPLDEKDSRGKRKIVGTGEYVTVEADTVIIAIGLEPNKIILEESGFELNPDGTIKVDENLMTSIPGIFAGGDAIRGEATVILAMGDGKKAAKAIDEYIRKRKSS